From Thermoleophilaceae bacterium, the proteins below share one genomic window:
- a CDS encoding DUF2182 domain-containing protein produces the protein MAAAACWAITAHRMQGMDMGPGTPLGGLGWFAVVWLTMMAAMMLPSLVPMALASRNAIVFTCGYLVTWVAAGALAYGVFAAVRSLDVSWLAWNRGGQYVAAGVILAAALYELTPIKSACLRHCRDPELVARRDEGPVLLTGVEHGAYCVGSSGALMAALFAVGMMNVTWMVVIAALVALEKLLPWRRPAVLAVALFVAALALAVAFAPGHVPGLTLPG, from the coding sequence ATGGCGGCCGCGGCGTGCTGGGCGATCACGGCGCACCGGATGCAGGGCATGGACATGGGTCCCGGCACGCCGCTCGGCGGCCTCGGCTGGTTCGCCGTTGTTTGGCTGACGATGATGGCCGCGATGATGCTGCCGTCGCTCGTGCCCATGGCGCTGGCGAGCCGCAACGCGATCGTCTTCACCTGCGGGTACCTGGTCACGTGGGTGGCCGCCGGCGCGCTCGCCTACGGGGTGTTCGCCGCCGTGCGCTCGCTGGACGTCTCGTGGCTCGCATGGAATCGCGGCGGGCAGTACGTGGCCGCCGGCGTGATCCTCGCCGCAGCGCTCTACGAGCTCACGCCCATCAAGTCGGCTTGCCTGCGCCATTGCCGCGATCCCGAGCTGGTCGCGCGACGCGATGAGGGGCCCGTGCTGCTCACGGGCGTTGAGCACGGCGCCTATTGCGTCGGCTCGAGTGGCGCGCTGATGGCGGCGCTGTTCGCGGTGGGGATGATGAACGTCACCTGGATGGTCGTGATCGCGGCGCTCGTGGCGCTCGAGAAGCTCCTTCCGTGGCGGCGTCCCGCGGTGCTCGCTGTCGCGCTGTTCGTGGCAGCTCTTGCTCTTGCCGTCGCGTTCGCGCCCGGCCATGTGCCGGGGCTAACGCTTCCCGGTTAG
- a CDS encoding lactate utilization protein C, with product MSQAREEILGRIRTALRDVPDHEAPGDVRVERAYRRGSNESAEALVARFVERVADYRAEVERVPGASLGEAVARACERHGARRLVVPENVPAAARPEGLDLIPDDGLTHAELDAVDGVITGCAVAIADTGTIALDGAGDQGRRALTLVPDLHVCIVPGSRIVASVPEATARLSDAVTAQRPITLISGPSATSDIELRRVEGVHGPRRLVVLVVE from the coding sequence GTGAGCCAGGCGCGCGAGGAGATCCTGGGGCGCATCCGCACCGCGCTCCGCGACGTGCCCGATCACGAGGCTCCCGGCGACGTTCGAGTGGAGCGCGCCTACAGGCGCGGCTCCAACGAGAGCGCGGAGGCGCTGGTGGCGCGCTTCGTGGAGCGCGTGGCGGACTACCGCGCGGAGGTGGAACGGGTGCCCGGGGCGTCCCTCGGGGAGGCGGTGGCGCGCGCCTGCGAGCGCCATGGGGCGCGGCGTCTCGTGGTGCCTGAGAACGTACCCGCCGCCGCACGGCCCGAAGGGCTCGACCTGATCCCTGACGACGGGCTGACGCACGCGGAGCTCGACGCGGTGGACGGCGTGATCACGGGCTGCGCGGTGGCGATCGCCGACACGGGCACGATCGCGCTCGACGGCGCCGGCGATCAGGGCCGCCGCGCGCTCACGCTCGTGCCCGACCTCCACGTGTGCATCGTGCCGGGGAGCCGGATCGTCGCGTCGGTGCCGGAGGCCACCGCGCGTCTGTCCGACGCCGTCACGGCACAGCGCCCGATCACGCTGATCTCGGGTCCGTCCGCCACCTCGGACATCGAGCTCCGCCGCGTGGAGGGAGTGCACGGGCCGCGCCGCCTGGTGGTGCTGGTGGTGGAATAG
- a CDS encoding metalloregulator ArsR/SmtB family transcription factor: MANDTFKALAHPIRRDIVERLSGGVATVGEVTHDFGVSKPTISRHLKMLEEAGVVTRVIDGRTHRLALRPEALAEAADWLEAQRARWERLFDVVGEYLDEQKERR; this comes from the coding sequence ATGGCTAACGATACGTTCAAAGCCCTCGCCCATCCGATCCGGCGCGACATCGTCGAGCGGCTCAGTGGCGGCGTGGCGACGGTGGGTGAGGTCACGCACGATTTCGGCGTGTCGAAGCCCACGATCTCGCGTCACCTGAAGATGCTGGAGGAGGCGGGCGTGGTGACTCGAGTGATCGACGGCCGGACGCACCGCCTGGCCCTGCGGCCGGAGGCGCTTGCCGAGGCGGCGGATTGGCTCGAGGCGCAGCGCGCCCGCTGGGAGCGGCTGTTCGACGTGGTGGGCGAGTACCTCGACGAGCAGAAGGAGCGGCGTTGA
- a CDS encoding decaprenylphospho-beta-D-erythro-pentofuranosid-2-ulose 2-reductase — MRDALGSVQSLLVLGGTSEIGVATARTLVNGRARRVVLACRDPRAAGPAVEDLRRAGAGQVDTLRFDALERENHERFVDDAFARFGEIDLVLLAFGVLTGDPVDVIETNFVAAVAVLEPLARRMVRQGHGTIVVLSSVAGERVRRANYVYGASKAGLDGFAQGLADSLAGTGVRVMVVRPGFVRTKMTASMKAPPLSATPEQVAHAIARGLSHGSETVWVPAAMRPLMWVVRHLPRAVFRRLPF; from the coding sequence GTGAGGGACGCGCTCGGCTCGGTGCAGTCGCTGCTCGTGCTCGGCGGCACGTCCGAGATCGGCGTGGCCACCGCCAGGACGCTCGTGAACGGCCGCGCGCGCCGGGTGGTGCTCGCGTGCCGCGACCCTCGCGCCGCCGGGCCGGCGGTGGAGGATCTCAGGCGCGCGGGGGCCGGTCAGGTGGACACACTCCGCTTCGACGCGCTCGAGCGCGAGAACCACGAGCGCTTCGTGGACGACGCGTTCGCGCGCTTCGGCGAGATCGACCTTGTGCTGCTCGCCTTCGGCGTCCTCACCGGGGATCCGGTGGACGTGATCGAGACGAACTTCGTGGCCGCGGTGGCGGTGCTAGAGCCACTCGCCAGGCGCATGGTGCGTCAGGGGCACGGCACGATCGTGGTGCTGTCTTCGGTGGCGGGCGAGCGGGTGCGCCGCGCGAACTACGTGTACGGCGCCTCGAAGGCCGGGCTCGACGGGTTTGCGCAGGGCTTGGCGGATTCGCTCGCCGGCACGGGCGTGCGCGTGATGGTGGTGCGCCCGGGCTTCGTGAGGACGAAGATGACCGCGTCAATGAAGGCGCCGCCGCTGTCCGCCACGCCGGAGCAGGTGGCCCATGCGATCGCCCGTGGCCTCTCGCATGGATCGGAGACGGTGTGGGTGCCCGCCGCGATGCGCCCGCTGATGTGGGTGGTGCGGCACCTGCCGCGTGCGGTGTTCCGGCGGCTGCCGTTCTGA
- a CDS encoding DUF899 domain-containing protein, with product MTQHRIGTQEEWKAERDALLEQEKELTRRGDELTKKRRELPWVPVEREYVFDTEDGERTLAELFGGRSQLVIYHFMFGPQYSAGGCPVCTSIADTLNPQVPHLAARDTTLMLASRAPLDQLLAYRRRMGWSIPWASSDDNDFNRDIGFLNTEEELRPWLDSGNIPATVEQNAEMCGTDALGYVTEGPGLSVYALSDGTVYRTYVTTARGLEAPGMAYYALLDRTPKGRDESATEPLWVRRHDEY from the coding sequence ATGACACAGCACAGGATCGGCACGCAGGAGGAGTGGAAGGCGGAGCGCGACGCGCTGCTCGAGCAGGAGAAGGAGCTCACGCGCCGCGGCGACGAGCTGACGAAGAAGCGGCGCGAGCTGCCGTGGGTGCCGGTGGAGAGGGAGTACGTCTTCGACACCGAGGACGGCGAGAGGACGCTCGCCGAGCTGTTCGGCGGGCGCTCTCAGCTCGTGATCTACCACTTCATGTTCGGCCCTCAGTACAGCGCCGGTGGCTGCCCGGTGTGCACCTCGATCGCAGACACCCTCAATCCGCAGGTGCCGCACCTCGCGGCGCGGGACACCACCCTGATGCTCGCCTCGCGGGCGCCGCTCGACCAGCTGCTCGCTTACCGCCGGCGGATGGGCTGGAGCATCCCCTGGGCGTCCAGCGACGACAACGACTTCAACCGCGACATCGGCTTCCTCAACACCGAGGAGGAGCTCCGGCCCTGGCTCGACAGCGGCAACATTCCCGCCACCGTCGAGCAGAACGCGGAGATGTGCGGAACCGACGCGCTCGGCTACGTGACCGAGGGGCCGGGCCTGAGCGTGTACGCGCTCTCGGACGGGACGGTCTACCGGACGTACGTGACCACGGCGCGCGGGCTCGAGGCCCCCGGCATGGCGTATTACGCGCTGCTCGACCGCACGCCGAAGGGACGCGACGAGAGTGCCACCGAGCCGCTCTGGGTGCGGCGCCACGACGAGTACTAA
- a CDS encoding decaprenyl-phosphate phosphoribosyltransferase: MPIATAGTSSMRLYRARLVVVSMRPRHWVKNAFVLAGVVFAGRLGHPDAVLQALAVTAAFCLASGATYLVNDVRDAGADALNPRTALRPIARGDLSPGVALAVAAPAAALALALAGVVNPAALVVLLGYLALQLAYSYRLKQVLFVDVMAIAAGFVLRAVAGGLAVGVPVSSWLLLSMGLLATFLGLVKRRGEAVSPGMAPRQLVRDDYTVPLLDHLIAVVTPATLVVYCLYAVNGARSHWMLLTVPFVLYGIFRVLYLLHRPDGLADEPALTVLRDRPLLACIVLWAVTAAVIVAVGGAPR, encoded by the coding sequence ATGCCAATTGCTACGGCCGGCACGTCGAGCATGCGGCTATACCGCGCCCGCCTCGTGGTCGTGTCGATGCGGCCGCGGCACTGGGTGAAGAACGCGTTCGTGCTCGCGGGAGTTGTGTTCGCGGGCAGGCTAGGCCACCCGGACGCGGTTCTTCAGGCCCTGGCCGTGACCGCCGCCTTCTGCCTCGCGAGTGGCGCCACCTATCTCGTGAACGACGTGCGCGACGCCGGCGCGGACGCGCTCAACCCGCGTACGGCGCTGCGGCCGATCGCGCGGGGCGATCTGTCCCCGGGCGTCGCGCTTGCCGTGGCCGCCCCGGCGGCCGCGCTGGCGCTCGCGCTGGCGGGTGTTGTGAACCCGGCAGCGCTGGTGGTGCTCCTCGGTTACCTCGCGCTCCAGCTCGCCTACTCGTACCGGCTCAAGCAGGTGCTGTTCGTCGACGTGATGGCGATCGCCGCCGGATTCGTGCTCCGGGCTGTGGCCGGTGGGCTGGCGGTGGGCGTGCCGGTGTCCTCGTGGCTTCTTCTGTCCATGGGCCTGCTGGCCACGTTCCTCGGCCTGGTGAAGCGCCGGGGCGAGGCCGTGTCGCCCGGAATGGCCCCGCGCCAGCTCGTGCGCGACGACTACACGGTGCCCCTTCTCGACCACCTGATCGCAGTGGTCACACCCGCCACTCTGGTGGTCTATTGCCTCTATGCCGTGAATGGCGCGCGCAGCCACTGGATGCTGCTCACGGTGCCGTTCGTGCTCTACGGCATCTTCCGCGTGCTGTACCTGCTCCACCGTCCGGACGGCCTCGCCGACGAGCCGGCGCTCACGGTGCTGCGGGATCGGCCGCTGCTCGCGTGCATCGTGCTCTGGGCAGTCACGGCGGCGGTGATCGTGGCGGTGGGCGGGGCACCACGGTGA
- a CDS encoding DUF899 family protein, producing MTAHTIGSREEWQAARNELAKLEAEYAELGQKVTEERRRLPWVPVEKEYEFDTEEGKKTLAELFEGRAQLLAYNVMFGPDYELGGCPGCTSLADELSDTLVHLNHRDVTMICFSRAPIERLTAYKERMGWEFPYVSTYGTDFPFDFGLALKPEQAEAIPEVKGMIDDPPEWLEEWSRQIGAGLEDGLREAPGYIAFARENGTVYHTYTVTAPDPFVAPYHSFLLQRTARPEEAEPRAWRKDEYPDAA from the coding sequence ATGACCGCCCACACGATCGGAAGCCGCGAGGAATGGCAGGCGGCTCGCAATGAGCTGGCCAAGCTCGAGGCCGAATACGCCGAGCTCGGCCAGAAGGTCACGGAGGAGCGCCGCCGGCTTCCGTGGGTCCCGGTGGAGAAGGAGTACGAGTTCGACACCGAGGAAGGGAAGAAGACGCTTGCCGAGCTGTTCGAAGGGCGCGCGCAGCTGCTTGCCTACAACGTCATGTTCGGCCCGGATTACGAGCTCGGCGGGTGCCCGGGCTGCACGAGCCTCGCGGACGAGCTGAGCGACACGCTCGTGCACCTGAACCATCGCGACGTCACGATGATCTGCTTCTCGCGCGCGCCCATCGAGCGCCTGACCGCGTACAAGGAGCGGATGGGCTGGGAGTTCCCGTACGTCTCCACCTACGGCACGGACTTCCCGTTCGACTTCGGCCTCGCGCTCAAGCCCGAGCAGGCGGAGGCCATCCCCGAGGTGAAGGGAATGATCGACGACCCGCCGGAGTGGCTCGAGGAATGGAGCCGCCAGATCGGCGCCGGCCTCGAGGACGGCCTGCGGGAAGCGCCCGGGTACATCGCGTTCGCGCGTGAGAACGGCACCGTGTACCACACCTACACCGTCACGGCACCGGATCCGTTCGTCGCGCCGTACCACTCGTTCCTGCTCCAGCGGACCGCCAGGCCAGAGGAAGCGGAGCCGCGCGCCTGGCGCAAGGACGAGTACCCCGACGCTGCTTAG
- a CDS encoding FAD-binding oxidoreductase yields MSTEERLLSGWGRTAATRARVRTPAGAADVAALLRHPGERGVLARGLGRSYGDAAQNAGGLVLDMTAMSRIKAIDRATPSVTAEAGVSLKDLANALLPFGLFLPVTPGTQHVTLGGAIAADVHGKNHHVDGSLCAHVTSLVLQSPAGERLTLDRATTPDEFFATAGGMGLTGIVLEATLTPIRIETAYIAEQVARAPDLDATMEGLASTDASHRYSVAWIDCLARGNRLGRSVLMQGDHAPVEMLSGPARAKPLELPQRLPLAAPPWLPSGLVRRETVAVFNEVYFRRAPVRAERLTPLDRFFYPLDSVAGWNRVYGRRGLVQYQLALPLGSEHAMREVLERLAASPAPATLAVLKRFGPQEGLLSFPLPGWTLAMDLPADAPQLSELLDGLDELTAEAGGRVYLAKDSRLRPELLEAMYPELPRWREVRARLDPAGAMRSDLARRLGLQK; encoded by the coding sequence GTGAGTACCGAGGAGAGGCTGCTGAGCGGCTGGGGGCGCACCGCCGCCACCCGCGCGCGTGTGAGAACCCCCGCCGGAGCGGCCGACGTGGCGGCGCTGCTCCGTCACCCCGGCGAGCGCGGCGTGCTCGCGCGCGGGCTTGGGAGGAGCTACGGCGACGCCGCGCAGAACGCGGGCGGCCTCGTGCTCGACATGACCGCGATGTCGAGAATCAAGGCGATCGATCGCGCCACCCCGAGCGTGACCGCCGAAGCAGGGGTGTCGCTCAAGGACCTGGCGAACGCGCTGCTGCCGTTCGGGCTGTTCCTCCCGGTCACGCCCGGCACGCAGCACGTCACCCTGGGAGGCGCGATCGCCGCCGACGTTCATGGGAAGAACCACCACGTTGACGGCAGCCTGTGCGCACACGTCACATCGCTGGTCCTCCAGTCGCCGGCCGGAGAGCGCCTCACGCTGGACCGCGCCACAACTCCTGACGAGTTCTTCGCCACCGCGGGCGGGATGGGGCTCACGGGGATCGTGCTCGAGGCAACGCTGACACCGATCAGGATCGAGACCGCCTACATCGCCGAGCAGGTGGCGCGCGCGCCGGACCTCGACGCGACGATGGAGGGGCTCGCCTCCACGGACGCGTCGCACCGCTACTCCGTCGCCTGGATCGACTGCCTCGCGCGCGGAAATCGCCTGGGGAGGTCCGTCCTCATGCAGGGCGACCACGCGCCCGTCGAGATGCTTTCCGGCCCAGCGCGGGCAAAGCCGCTCGAGCTTCCCCAACGGCTCCCTCTGGCGGCGCCGCCGTGGCTGCCTTCGGGCCTCGTGCGGCGCGAGACCGTCGCGGTGTTCAACGAGGTCTACTTCCGCCGCGCGCCCGTCCGCGCCGAGCGCCTCACACCGCTCGACCGCTTCTTCTACCCGCTCGACTCCGTGGCGGGGTGGAACCGCGTGTACGGGCGGCGCGGGCTCGTGCAGTACCAGCTCGCGTTGCCGCTGGGCAGCGAGCACGCGATGCGCGAGGTGCTCGAACGCCTGGCCGCATCGCCGGCGCCGGCCACGCTCGCGGTGCTCAAGCGCTTCGGCCCTCAGGAGGGCCTGCTCTCGTTCCCGCTGCCGGGCTGGACGCTCGCAATGGACCTGCCCGCGGATGCCCCGCAGCTGTCCGAGCTGCTCGACGGCCTCGACGAGCTCACCGCCGAGGCCGGCGGGCGCGTGTATCTCGCCAAGGACTCGCGCCTGCGGCCTGAGCTGCTCGAGGCCATGTATCCGGAGCTTCCGCGCTGGCGCGAGGTTCGCGCGCGGCTCGACCCCGCCGGGGCGATGCGCTCGGACCTCGCGCGCCGTCTCGGACTGCAGAAGTGA
- a CDS encoding LutB/LldF family L-lactate oxidation iron-sulfur protein, which translates to MTFQESAHIALQDTQLRHNIGNATRAIRAKRNHVVAELPDWQELREAGRALKERVLRHLDHYLVQFEQAVQGNGGHVHWARDAAEANRVVVELVRATGVDEVVKSKSLTTEETRLNEALEENGIRPRETDLAQLIIQLGRDKPSHVLVPAIHKNRAEIRELFKRELGIEDLSDDPAELAEAARRHLRDRFLHARVGISGGNFGVAETGTIALFESEGNGRMCTTLPDTLITVLGIEKLIPTWQDFEVYLQLLPRSSTAERMNPYNSFWTGVHEGDGPREFHLVLVDNGRTNVLADEIGRQALNCIRCSACMNFCPVYERTGGHAYNSVYPGPIGAILTPQLEGLDRAGSLPYASSLCGACYDACPVKIDIPQVLVHLRREVVKSEGLDPEHAAMRAMANVFSSRRRYELAQRLARAGQWPLARHGVIQHLPGALSGWTATRDMLPVPKQSFRDWWRQR; encoded by the coding sequence GTGGTGGCCGAGCTGCCGGACTGGCAGGAGCTGCGGGAGGCGGGGCGGGCGCTGAAGGAGCGGGTCCTCCGCCATCTCGACCACTACCTGGTGCAGTTCGAGCAGGCCGTGCAGGGCAATGGTGGACACGTCCACTGGGCGCGCGACGCCGCCGAGGCCAACCGTGTGGTGGTGGAGCTCGTGAGGGCCACGGGGGTGGACGAGGTGGTGAAGTCGAAGTCGCTCACCACGGAGGAGACGAGGCTCAACGAGGCACTCGAGGAGAACGGCATCAGGCCCCGGGAGACCGACCTCGCGCAGTTGATCATCCAGCTCGGGCGCGACAAGCCGTCGCATGTGCTCGTGCCCGCAATCCACAAGAACCGGGCCGAGATCCGCGAGCTGTTCAAGCGGGAGCTCGGCATCGAGGACCTGTCCGACGATCCGGCCGAGCTCGCGGAGGCGGCGCGGCGGCATCTGCGTGACAGGTTCTTACACGCGCGCGTGGGGATCAGCGGCGGCAACTTCGGTGTGGCCGAGACGGGCACGATCGCCCTCTTCGAGTCCGAAGGCAACGGGCGCATGTGCACCACGCTGCCGGACACGCTCATCACCGTTCTCGGGATCGAGAAGCTCATCCCCACCTGGCAGGACTTCGAGGTGTACCTCCAGCTGCTGCCGCGCTCCTCCACCGCCGAGCGGATGAACCCGTACAACTCGTTCTGGACCGGCGTGCACGAGGGCGATGGCCCGCGGGAGTTCCACCTCGTGCTGGTGGACAACGGGCGCACGAACGTGCTGGCCGACGAGATCGGCCGCCAGGCGCTGAACTGCATCCGCTGCTCGGCATGCATGAACTTCTGCCCGGTATACGAGCGCACGGGCGGGCACGCGTACAACTCGGTGTATCCCGGGCCTATCGGCGCAATTCTCACACCGCAGCTCGAAGGGCTCGACCGTGCCGGCTCGCTGCCGTATGCCTCCAGCCTGTGCGGCGCGTGTTACGACGCCTGCCCGGTGAAGATCGACATCCCGCAGGTGCTCGTGCATCTGCGCCGCGAGGTGGTGAAGAGCGAGGGGCTGGATCCGGAGCACGCGGCGATGCGCGCCATGGCCAACGTGTTCTCGAGCCGGCGCCGGTACGAACTGGCACAGCGGCTCGCGCGGGCGGGCCAGTGGCCGCTCGCGCGCCACGGCGTGATCCAGCACCTGCCCGGCGCGCTTTCCGGCTGGACCGCCACGCGCGACATGCTCCCCGTGCCGAAGCAGTCGTTCCGTGACTGGTGGAGGCAGCGGTGA
- a CDS encoding redoxin domain-containing protein: protein MRADIVPGARFPDYELTDTDKQRRKLSELQGGDPMILLLSRGHFCPKDHQQHLELAAFHPKIAVAYTKIVTISTDNILEGREFKASVGAQWPFLCDPGRKVQKDLDIQEYTDPHHDPMIPHTLVLDPGLVIHRIYNGYWFWGRPSTHELWQDLREVTRKIRPDWELSAPGLREQWEKGDKSHFWPYDEEAAREIEAVVSASHR, encoded by the coding sequence ATGCGTGCCGACATCGTCCCCGGCGCTCGTTTTCCCGACTACGAGCTCACCGACACCGACAAGCAGCGGCGCAAGCTGAGCGAACTTCAGGGAGGCGATCCGATGATCCTCCTCCTGTCGCGCGGACACTTCTGCCCGAAGGATCACCAGCAGCACCTCGAGCTCGCGGCCTTCCATCCGAAGATCGCTGTGGCCTACACCAAGATCGTGACCATCTCCACCGACAACATCCTCGAGGGCCGGGAGTTCAAGGCCTCGGTGGGCGCGCAATGGCCGTTCCTCTGCGACCCGGGGCGCAAGGTTCAGAAGGACCTCGATATCCAGGAGTACACGGACCCCCACCACGATCCGATGATTCCCCACACCCTCGTGCTCGACCCCGGCCTCGTGATCCACAGGATCTACAACGGCTACTGGTTCTGGGGCCGCCCCTCGACGCACGAGCTGTGGCAGGACCTGCGCGAGGTCACGCGCAAGATCCGCCCGGACTGGGAGCTGTCCGCGCCCGGCCTGCGGGAGCAGTGGGAGAAGGGCGACAAGTCGCACTTCTGGCCGTACGACGAGGAAGCGGCGCGCGAGATCGAGGCGGTGGTGAGCGCGAGCCACCGCTAG
- a CDS encoding SRPBCC domain-containing protein: MVRIERTFAASAEEVFDAWTSAEVMRRWFHCEPDWDTPKAEVDLRVGGKVSVVMRQPDGSEAGAQGEYTLIDRPRRLVMTWIFDSDPSNEQLMDLSFSESEGSTTVVLVNSRIATDERRESQEWGWNGCLNELERLFS, translated from the coding sequence GTGGTTCGCATCGAGCGGACGTTCGCGGCCTCCGCCGAGGAGGTGTTCGACGCCTGGACGAGCGCCGAGGTGATGCGCCGCTGGTTCCACTGCGAGCCCGACTGGGACACGCCGAAGGCCGAGGTGGATCTCCGCGTGGGCGGCAAGGTGAGCGTGGTGATGCGCCAGCCGGACGGCAGCGAGGCGGGCGCGCAGGGCGAGTACACGCTGATCGACCGGCCGCGCCGGCTGGTGATGACTTGGATCTTCGACTCGGACCCGTCGAACGAGCAGCTGATGGACCTTTCGTTCTCGGAATCCGAGGGCTCGACGACGGTGGTACTGGTGAACAGCCGCATCGCGACCGATGAGCGGCGCGAATCACAGGAGTGGGGATGGAACGGGTGCTTGAACGAGCTGGAACGTCTGTTCAGCTGA
- a CDS encoding adenylate/guanylate cyclase domain-containing protein — MPVWSSVRYAHNGDVSIAYTTAGESELDLLVIQGFVSHIETSPSLPLAEHFYDRLSSFARIIVFDKRGMGMSDRDSGSYTIENVSDDAVAVLDALGVERAAVLGISEGGTAATMFAATHPERVSAMVQYGTYARLSRAPDYPQGIPVEEIRGFYDWLFETWGQASSVAAWAPSMRHDPELGDWWARLTRSGVSPGALRAMSLMHEQLDVRPLLPAVRAPTLVMYRAGDTLIPPATTRTVAEGIAGARALALPGPDHLFVVNHDRIVDETEEFLTGRPVVPATDRVLATVLFTDLVESTRMAAELGDSSWRSLLEKHERTARSLTERFRGRVVKTTGDGVLATFDGPARAVRAALAIRDAAQGLGLGLRAGIHTGECVARGDDLAGIAVHIAARVEGMARPGEVVVSSTVRDLVVGSGLEFEDRGSHELKGVPDEWRLFAVVGDAEGSPMTSGEHAGLYPRMSTTRGGA, encoded by the coding sequence ATGCCCGTCTGGTCGTCCGTCCGGTACGCACACAACGGCGACGTGTCGATCGCGTACACCACCGCGGGCGAGTCCGAGCTCGACCTGCTCGTCATACAGGGGTTCGTGAGCCACATCGAGACCTCGCCGTCGCTGCCGCTGGCCGAGCACTTCTACGACCGGCTCAGCTCGTTCGCCCGGATCATCGTGTTCGACAAGCGGGGCATGGGGATGTCCGACCGCGATTCCGGCAGCTACACGATCGAGAACGTGAGCGACGACGCCGTGGCCGTGCTCGACGCGCTGGGTGTGGAGCGCGCGGCCGTGCTCGGGATCTCGGAGGGCGGTACCGCCGCGACGATGTTCGCCGCCACGCATCCCGAGCGGGTGAGCGCGATGGTCCAGTACGGCACCTACGCGCGTCTGTCGCGAGCGCCGGACTATCCGCAGGGCATTCCGGTGGAGGAGATCCGGGGCTTCTATGACTGGCTGTTCGAGACCTGGGGCCAGGCATCGAGCGTGGCGGCGTGGGCGCCGAGCATGCGACACGACCCTGAGCTTGGGGACTGGTGGGCACGGCTCACGCGTTCGGGCGTGAGTCCGGGGGCGCTGCGGGCGATGTCGCTCATGCACGAGCAGCTGGACGTGCGGCCACTGCTCCCGGCTGTCCGAGCACCCACGCTCGTGATGTATCGCGCGGGTGACACGCTCATCCCTCCCGCCACGACCAGGACCGTGGCCGAGGGCATCGCCGGCGCGCGGGCGCTGGCCCTGCCCGGCCCCGACCATCTGTTCGTGGTCAACCACGACCGGATCGTCGACGAGACCGAGGAGTTCCTCACCGGACGCCCGGTGGTGCCGGCGACGGATCGCGTGCTCGCCACGGTGCTGTTCACCGACCTCGTGGAGTCCACGAGGATGGCGGCCGAGCTCGGCGATAGTTCCTGGCGCAGCCTGCTCGAGAAGCACGAGCGCACTGCCCGTTCGCTGACCGAGCGCTTTCGAGGCCGCGTGGTGAAGACCACGGGGGACGGTGTGCTCGCCACCTTCGACGGTCCCGCGCGGGCGGTGCGCGCCGCGCTCGCGATCCGCGATGCCGCGCAGGGTCTCGGCCTCGGTCTTCGCGCCGGGATCCATACCGGCGAGTGCGTGGCGCGAGGGGACGACCTCGCGGGAATCGCGGTGCACATCGCCGCGCGCGTTGAGGGCATGGCGCGGCCGGGCGAGGTGGTCGTGTCGAGCACCGTGCGCGACCTGGTGGTGGGCTCCGGGCTCGAGTTCGAGGACCGCGGGTCGCACGAGCTCAAGGGCGTGCCGGACGAGTGGCGTCTCTTCGCCGTGGTGGGCGACGCGGAAGGGTCACCGATGACTTCTGGGGAGCACGCGGGTCTCTACCCGCGTATGTCGACCACAAGAGGAGGCGCGTGA